Proteins encoded by one window of Luteolibacter rhizosphaerae:
- a CDS encoding DUF2071 domain-containing protein, translated as MPRLPVIAGLIRRRLLVNYRVDPEHISRLLPEGFRPKQHEGHTIAGICLIRLEEIRPQGLPAWAGISSENAAHRIAVQWDDPDGADREGVFIPRRDTGSVMNHLAGGRVFPGEHHLADFRVTDEDGRIDMRVDARNGQMRLRVLARETTDFPASSCFASLNQSSAFFEPGSVGFSVTKDCCKLDGIELETQRWEVRPLEVESVESSYFDDLSIFPAGSAVFDHALIMRDIPHAWHGVPSRRVATPVA; from the coding sequence ATGCCACGGCTGCCTGTCATCGCCGGTCTGATCCGTCGCCGTCTGCTGGTGAACTACCGGGTGGACCCGGAGCACATCTCCCGGCTTCTCCCCGAAGGCTTCCGCCCCAAGCAGCACGAGGGCCACACCATCGCGGGCATCTGTCTTATCCGCTTGGAGGAGATCCGCCCGCAAGGACTGCCTGCTTGGGCCGGGATCTCGAGCGAGAATGCCGCTCATCGGATCGCGGTGCAATGGGATGACCCGGACGGCGCCGACAGGGAGGGCGTATTCATCCCGCGGCGGGATACGGGCTCGGTGATGAATCACCTCGCGGGCGGCAGGGTCTTTCCCGGCGAGCATCATCTCGCGGATTTCCGCGTGACCGACGAGGACGGCAGGATCGACATGAGGGTGGATGCCCGGAATGGGCAAATGCGTCTGCGCGTTCTGGCGCGTGAGACGACGGACTTCCCCGCCAGCTCCTGCTTCGCTAGCCTGAATCAGTCTTCCGCCTTTTTCGAACCGGGCAGCGTGGGTTTCTCGGTCACCAAGGACTGCTGCAAGCTCGACGGGATCGAGCTGGAAACGCAGCGCTGGGAGGTCCGGCCGCTTGAGGTCGAAAGCGTGGAGTCCTCGTATTTCGATGACCTCTCCATCTTCCCCGCGGGCAGCGCGGTCTTCGATCACGCCCTGATCATGCGGGACATCCCGCATGCCTGGCATGGGGTTCCCAGCCGCCGGGTGGCTACACCGGTCGCCTGA
- a CDS encoding YqjF family protein, translated as MNGPTLAQRLAIRGRPAGRSVMKQRWSRLLFLHWRVDPDLLRPLLPAGLHLDLHEGAAWLGVVPFLMERVRPVLLPAVPGLSWFLELNVRIYVHDDAGVPGVWFLSLDCNQPVAVELARRLFLLPYQHARMRCGGTLADTRYHCLRRGESEEAVFEYGPAGEPRTAEPGTLEFFLLERYALFSTGRNGRIYQGLVHHPPYRWAEAKCDRWSTLPVKWDGLPEPQGKPESALWVEQVDVQIFPLRAITAPPA; from the coding sequence ATGAACGGACCGACCCTCGCCCAACGTCTCGCGATTCGCGGGCGTCCGGCGGGTCGGTCGGTCATGAAGCAGCGCTGGTCCCGCCTGCTCTTCCTGCACTGGCGGGTGGATCCGGACCTGCTGAGGCCGCTGCTTCCCGCCGGCCTGCATCTCGATCTACACGAGGGCGCGGCTTGGCTGGGAGTCGTGCCCTTCCTCATGGAACGCGTGCGCCCGGTCCTTCTACCGGCGGTCCCGGGCCTGTCATGGTTCCTGGAACTGAACGTGCGGATCTACGTGCACGATGATGCCGGGGTACCGGGCGTGTGGTTCCTCTCGCTGGATTGCAACCAGCCGGTTGCGGTGGAGCTGGCACGCCGGCTCTTCCTCCTCCCCTATCAGCACGCCCGCATGCGCTGCGGCGGCACCTTGGCTGACACCCGCTACCACTGCCTGCGCCGGGGCGAGAGTGAAGAAGCGGTCTTCGAATACGGCCCTGCCGGAGAGCCACGGACTGCAGAGCCCGGCACTCTGGAGTTCTTCCTGCTAGAACGCTACGCCCTCTTCTCGACCGGCAGGAATGGCAGGATCTATCAGGGCTTGGTCCATCACCCGCCCTACCGCTGGGCGGAGGCCAAGTGCGACCGTTGGTCCACGCTCCCGGTCAAATGGGACGGCCTGCCGGAACCGCAGGGCAAACCGGAGTCCGCGCTGTGGGTGGAGCAGGTGGATGTGCAGATCTTCCCGCTCCGCGCAATCACTGCGCCTCCGGCTTGA
- a CDS encoding FtsB family cell division protein, whose translation MKLKRLEAQTRVICTFNRIVFGVLALVLSLAVVASALPQRRRHAELEDKLQRVLQDEKKVIAEHEYRETEYRALKDDPAFLELKAMDRLNLRRDGEKIFRFQREED comes from the coding sequence GTGAAGTTGAAGCGATTGGAGGCCCAGACCCGGGTCATCTGCACCTTCAACCGTATCGTCTTTGGTGTGCTTGCGCTGGTGCTTTCCCTGGCCGTGGTGGCATCCGCACTGCCGCAGCGCCGCCGCCATGCGGAGCTGGAGGACAAGCTCCAGCGTGTGCTTCAGGATGAGAAGAAGGTGATCGCCGAGCATGAATACCGGGAGACCGAGTATCGCGCGCTCAAGGACGATCCGGCCTTCCTGGAGCTGAAGGCGATGGACCGGCTCAACCTGCGCCGGGATGGCGAGAAGATCTTCCGCTTCCAGCGCGAGGAGGACTGA
- a CDS encoding Gfo/Idh/MocA family protein has product MKFGIIGAGMIGHFHAKAITAMSGGELHSVFDLRAEAAEKLATEYGAKPYSDMAAFLADPELEIVTVGTPSGAHLDPSLAALNAGKHVICEKPLEVTVERVDQLINAAKANGKTIAAVLNRRFHPGMDAFKKASDEGRFGKLTSASCYVKWYRDQAYYDSAAWRGTWALDGGGALMNQSIHTIDALIYLAGPVKAVQANTACLAHTDIEVEDIAVAIVEFQNGARGVIEGSTCTWSKDGHPARVQLCGTEGSVFLADEAFELWDFMHEKPEDAEIRSTLMKGQSAGLGANDPKAINFYQHQRNFEEVVNAIKEGREPTVSATEARKPVELIRAIYESAQNGGKRIELNS; this is encoded by the coding sequence ATGAAATTCGGAATCATCGGTGCCGGTATGATCGGCCATTTCCACGCCAAGGCGATCACCGCGATGAGCGGCGGCGAGCTGCATTCGGTCTTCGATCTGCGTGCCGAGGCCGCCGAGAAACTCGCCACCGAATACGGCGCGAAGCCCTACTCGGACATGGCTGCCTTCCTCGCCGATCCCGAGTTGGAGATCGTCACGGTGGGCACGCCCTCGGGCGCGCACCTCGATCCTTCCCTCGCCGCGTTGAACGCGGGCAAGCACGTGATCTGCGAGAAGCCGCTGGAGGTCACCGTCGAGCGCGTGGACCAACTGATCAACGCCGCCAAGGCCAACGGCAAGACCATTGCCGCCGTGCTGAACCGCCGCTTCCACCCCGGCATGGACGCCTTCAAGAAGGCCTCCGACGAAGGCCGCTTCGGCAAACTGACCTCCGCCTCCTGCTACGTGAAGTGGTATCGCGACCAAGCCTACTACGACTCCGCCGCGTGGCGCGGCACCTGGGCACTCGATGGCGGTGGCGCGCTGATGAACCAATCGATCCACACGATCGATGCCCTGATCTATCTGGCCGGTCCGGTGAAGGCCGTGCAGGCGAATACCGCTTGCCTCGCCCACACCGACATCGAGGTGGAAGACATCGCGGTCGCCATCGTGGAGTTCCAGAACGGTGCCCGCGGAGTGATTGAAGGCTCGACTTGCACCTGGTCGAAGGACGGCCACCCGGCCCGGGTCCAACTCTGTGGCACGGAAGGTTCCGTCTTCCTCGCCGACGAAGCCTTCGAACTCTGGGACTTCATGCATGAGAAGCCGGAGGACGCGGAGATCCGCTCGACCCTGATGAAGGGCCAATCCGCCGGCCTTGGTGCGAACGACCCGAAGGCGATCAACTTCTACCAGCACCAGCGGAACTTCGAGGAAGTGGTGAACGCCATCAAGGAAGGCCGCGAGCCCACCGTCTCCGCGACCGAAGCACGCAAGCCGGTGGAACTGATCCGCGCCATCTACGAAAGCGCCCAGAACGGCGGCAAGCGGATCGAGCTGAACTCCTGA
- the hpt gene encoding hypoxanthine phosphoribosyltransferase, whose translation MIGDFSGMENDIERVLVDEEVILKRLDVMAKEVRKDFPGEVLVVVVLLKGALVFASDLLRRVPRMLEIECVNVASYHGGTESSGVVNFLDHKLPDVKGRKVLLLDDILDTGRTLRAVVDRLYQEGATEVKTGVLLAKDKERAAAVEADYVGFFIADEFVVGYGLDYQGRYRNLPYVGVLKPEAQ comes from the coding sequence TTGATCGGGGATTTCTCCGGCATGGAGAACGACATCGAACGCGTGCTGGTGGACGAAGAGGTCATCCTGAAGCGTCTCGATGTGATGGCCAAGGAGGTGCGCAAGGACTTCCCCGGCGAGGTGCTGGTGGTGGTGGTCCTTCTGAAGGGAGCACTCGTCTTCGCCTCCGATCTCCTGCGCCGGGTGCCGCGCATGCTGGAGATCGAGTGCGTGAATGTGGCCAGCTATCACGGCGGCACGGAGAGCAGCGGCGTGGTCAACTTCCTCGATCACAAGCTGCCCGACGTGAAGGGCCGCAAGGTCCTCCTGCTGGATGATATCCTCGATACCGGCCGCACCCTGCGCGCGGTGGTGGACCGGCTCTATCAGGAAGGCGCCACCGAAGTGAAAACCGGGGTGCTGCTCGCCAAGGACAAGGAGCGCGCCGCTGCCGTGGAGGCGGACTACGTGGGCTTCTTCATCGCGGACGAGTTCGTGGTCGGCTACGGCCTGGATTACCAAGGCCGCTACCGCAACCTGCCTTACGTGGGCGTTCTCAAGCCGGAGGCGCAGTGA
- a CDS encoding sugar phosphate isomerase/epimerase family protein has translation MSSTFKLTGFADEAGRDLDTQIRAIKEIGWSAISSRMVDGVNLHELPQEKFDEVADRLDAEGIHVPEFGSLIANWGKKISSDFDITLAEIDRAIPRMKRLGTKLIRVMSYAQEPWGEDQQEQERFRRLREIVKRFDDAGLTAIHENCMNWGGFSAEHTLRLVGEIPGLKLVFDTGNPLFQRDRSKAEPYPWQDPWEFWTKVREHVVHIHIKDCISPPADGVEPVYTMPGEGDAKIPEILADAKSRGYDGWVAIEPHVATVFHVKDQSQVDWQQCFDSYVDYGKRMEKIIAGL, from the coding sequence ATGTCTTCCACCTTCAAACTCACGGGCTTCGCCGACGAGGCGGGCCGCGATCTCGATACCCAGATCCGCGCCATCAAGGAGATCGGCTGGTCGGCCATCTCCTCGCGCATGGTCGATGGAGTAAACCTCCACGAACTGCCGCAGGAGAAGTTCGACGAAGTCGCCGACCGCCTCGATGCCGAGGGCATCCACGTGCCGGAGTTCGGTTCGCTGATCGCGAACTGGGGCAAGAAGATCAGCAGCGACTTCGACATCACGCTGGCGGAGATCGATCGCGCGATCCCGCGCATGAAGCGCCTCGGTACGAAACTCATCCGCGTCATGTCCTATGCCCAAGAACCGTGGGGCGAGGACCAACAGGAGCAGGAACGCTTCCGCCGCCTGCGCGAAATCGTGAAGCGCTTCGACGACGCGGGGCTCACCGCCATCCACGAGAACTGCATGAACTGGGGTGGCTTCTCCGCGGAGCACACGCTGCGTCTGGTCGGGGAGATCCCGGGACTTAAGCTCGTCTTCGACACCGGCAATCCTCTCTTCCAACGCGATCGCTCGAAGGCCGAGCCCTACCCATGGCAGGACCCTTGGGAATTCTGGACCAAGGTGCGGGAGCACGTGGTGCACATTCATATCAAGGACTGCATCAGCCCGCCTGCCGATGGGGTGGAACCGGTCTACACCATGCCCGGAGAAGGCGATGCGAAGATCCCCGAGATCCTGGCCGATGCAAAGTCGCGCGGCTACGATGGCTGGGTGGCGATCGAGCCGCACGTCGCCACCGTCTTCCATGTAAAGGACCAGTCGCAGGTCGATTGGCAGCAATGCTTCGACAGCTACGTGGACTACGGGAAGCGGATGGAAAAGATCATCGCCGGGCTGTAG
- a CDS encoding malate dehydrogenase — protein sequence MKEPITVSITGAAGQIGYALLFRIASGALFGPDQPVKLRLIEIEPALPTLEGVVMELDDCAFPLLREIVPTADLNEGFRGTNWALLVGSVPRKGGMERGDLLGINGKIFTGQGQAIAKNAASDVRTLVVGNPCNTNALICASNADGVPKDRFFAMTRLDENRAKSQLAKKSGTHHSEVTNLCIWGNHSATQYPDFTNAKIGGKPATEVISDHAWLKGDFITTVQQRGAAIIKARGASSAASAANAAIDTVMSLVNPTPAGDWHSVAVYSDGSHYGIAKGIMASMPIRTVTNGTWEVIDGVPVDEFSQGKIDATINELLEERDAVKDLIPA from the coding sequence ATGAAAGAACCCATCACCGTTTCCATCACGGGAGCCGCTGGCCAGATCGGCTATGCCCTGCTCTTCCGCATTGCCTCCGGAGCACTCTTCGGCCCCGACCAACCGGTGAAGCTCCGCTTGATCGAGATCGAGCCCGCCCTGCCGACGCTCGAAGGCGTGGTGATGGAGCTCGATGACTGCGCTTTCCCGCTGCTGCGCGAGATCGTGCCGACCGCCGATCTGAACGAAGGCTTCCGCGGCACCAATTGGGCGCTGCTCGTGGGCTCCGTGCCGCGCAAGGGCGGGATGGAGCGCGGCGATCTGCTCGGCATCAACGGCAAGATCTTCACCGGCCAAGGCCAGGCGATCGCGAAGAACGCCGCCTCCGACGTTCGCACCTTGGTGGTGGGCAACCCCTGCAACACGAACGCGCTGATCTGCGCTTCCAATGCCGACGGCGTGCCGAAGGATCGCTTCTTCGCCATGACTCGTCTCGACGAGAACCGCGCCAAGAGCCAACTCGCCAAGAAGTCCGGCACCCATCACTCCGAGGTGACCAACCTCTGCATCTGGGGCAACCACTCCGCGACGCAGTATCCCGATTTCACGAATGCCAAGATCGGCGGCAAGCCGGCCACCGAGGTGATCTCCGATCACGCCTGGCTGAAGGGCGACTTCATCACCACCGTGCAGCAGCGCGGCGCGGCGATCATCAAGGCCCGCGGCGCGTCCTCTGCAGCCTCCGCGGCGAATGCCGCGATCGATACCGTGATGAGCCTGGTGAACCCGACTCCGGCCGGTGATTGGCACAGCGTGGCCGTTTACTCGGATGGCAGCCACTACGGCATCGCCAAGGGTATCATGGCCTCCATGCCGATCCGCACCGTGACCAACGGGACATGGGAAGTGATCGACGGCGTGCCGGTGGACGAGTTCAGCCAAGGCAAGATCGACGCCACCATCAACGAGCTCCTCGAAGAGCGCGATGCGGTGAAGGATCTGATCCCCGCCTGA